In Candidatus Obscuribacterales bacterium, the genomic window CGATTGACCAATCCAGCTGTAGAGTCAGTGAGTCTAACGTTGGAGCAGGGAGAACTGTTAGCCTTGCTGGGCCCCTCCGGTTGTGGAAAAACCACTCTACTGCGTCTGATTGCCGGATTTGAACACCCGGATGCCGGTCAGGTGGCGATCGCTGGTCAGACGGTCTCGGGTGATGGCTGCTGGCAAGGGCCAGAACGTCGCGGCATTGGCATGGTGTTTCAAGACTACGCTCTGTTTCCCCATCTCACGGTGTTTGACAATATTGCCTTTGGCCTACCCGCCACCCGAGGTAAGGCCAAAATGGAACGGCGGCGGCGGGTGGTGGAAGCGATAGCTCTGGTGGGTCTCGATGGCATGGAGCAGCGTTACCCCCACGAGCTATCGGGCGGACAGCAGCAGCGGGTAGCCCTAGCCCGCGCCCTAGCGCCACGCCCTCTGCTGGTGTTGCTAGATGAACCGTTGAGCAACCTAGATGTGCAAGTGCGGCTGCGGCTGCGGCAAGAACTGCGGGCTATCCTGAAAAAAGCCGGTACCACGGCTATTTTTGTCACCCATGATCAAGAAGAGGCGCTGTCTATGGCCGACCGGGTGGGGGTGATGCACCACGGTTGCCTGGAGCAGGTGGGCACACCGGAGGAGCTGTATCAGCATCCCCAATCGCGGTTTGTGGCAGAGTTTGTCACCCAAGCCAATTTTCTTCCCGCCCAGCGTCAAGGTAA contains:
- a CDS encoding ABC transporter ATP-binding protein, whose protein sequence is MVSLSQHQRLYPASTSSTAIVQLNDLTKYFPRLTNPAVESVSLTLEQGELLALLGPSGCGKTTLLRLIAGFEHPDAGQVAIAGQTVSGDGCWQGPERRGIGMVFQDYALFPHLTVFDNIAFGLPATRGKAKMERRRRVVEAIALVGLDGMEQRYPHELSGGQQQRVALARALAPRPLLVLLDEPLSNLDVQVRLRLRQELRAILKKAGTTAIFVTHDQEEALSMADRVGVMHHGCLEQVGTPEELYQHPQSRFVAEFVTQANFLPAQRQGNLWHTEIGDFPLTAVEVHQLQDVTPTAIDVMLRQEDVQIQPDETSPIVVSDRQFLGRDQRYSLTLPSGQSLSVLTSLPVHLRMGARVRVTPQATHLHGYPHRLA